A single genomic interval of Siphonobacter curvatus harbors:
- the cas8a1 gene encoding type I-B CRISPR-associated protein Cas8b1/Cst1, with protein MELVLKENLTHPTGDPFADAGGYVIASLWKEPALKDKDILGLIEYVANLYINQWNANLHAFFLNSKITQPAFDSKRKLEETLTYYKSILNETAPSKIGYCRFSGRKANLFVAGRDNHILSGSSTFINFHHGFENGLYVSKEIIVRFFFVPLGVMQLGDKLGLISSNNTIVANYYVEQLLTGPDGHLNTVGRGLSSGVARSNYGIPANALFAFVDSCLKNIRTAIYANPSENVVEARNTSLSLYHFTNFGAKPEVVLYQLSATVFGFYALCQSITYYEIWHPFVASHYRNSKFKDAKYNQGTDTWVSPKEELAYDSYSTWRNPILERLLNGQTLVPYFKAWISTNRFPFQLIETYLIYINQMDKRTVQKIKDIAGFIVSRDEDSIKKAILRLNRAKYVQEVRQYLLKLIDDNYKGGSQEPLLKIDEVEYLFPETVSWREIRDLLLIAVYEKLHEKNLQIATEFEEQNEVIEPLD; from the coding sequence ATGGAGCTTGTATTAAAGGAAAATTTAACTCACCCTACTGGCGACCCCTTCGCAGATGCAGGCGGGTATGTCATTGCAAGCCTCTGGAAAGAGCCTGCATTAAAAGATAAAGACATTCTAGGGTTGATTGAGTACGTAGCTAACCTCTACATCAATCAATGGAATGCTAATCTACATGCCTTCTTTCTCAACTCGAAAATTACGCAACCCGCTTTCGATAGTAAGCGAAAGCTGGAGGAAACGCTTACCTATTATAAAAGCATACTGAATGAAACGGCTCCTTCGAAAATAGGATATTGCCGTTTTTCAGGACGCAAAGCCAACCTTTTCGTAGCGGGGAGAGATAACCATATTCTATCCGGATCAAGCACATTTATCAATTTTCATCACGGATTTGAGAACGGACTATATGTATCAAAAGAAATAATCGTCCGTTTTTTCTTCGTCCCGCTGGGGGTAATGCAGTTAGGTGACAAACTTGGACTAATTAGCAGTAATAATACGATTGTCGCCAACTATTACGTAGAGCAACTCCTGACCGGACCTGATGGACATTTGAATACTGTGGGCCGGGGTTTATCCAGCGGTGTTGCCCGTTCAAATTACGGGATTCCAGCTAATGCTCTTTTTGCATTCGTTGATTCCTGCCTCAAAAATATTAGGACAGCCATTTATGCCAATCCCTCTGAAAATGTGGTTGAGGCCCGAAACACTAGCCTGAGTTTATACCATTTTACCAATTTTGGAGCCAAACCTGAGGTAGTGCTATACCAGTTGTCAGCTACTGTGTTTGGCTTTTATGCACTCTGCCAATCCATCACTTATTACGAAATCTGGCATCCATTCGTAGCATCGCATTATCGAAACTCAAAGTTCAAGGATGCTAAGTATAATCAAGGTACAGATACATGGGTGTCTCCCAAAGAGGAACTGGCTTATGATTCATACAGTACCTGGCGTAATCCTATTTTGGAGCGGTTACTGAATGGACAAACGTTGGTGCCCTACTTCAAAGCATGGATTAGTACGAATCGCTTTCCTTTTCAACTTATTGAGACTTACCTTATTTACATAAACCAGATGGATAAACGAACCGTACAAAAAATCAAGGACATCGCGGGCTTCATCGTTAGCCGCGATGAGGATAGTATTAAGAAAGCTATCCTGAGGTTAAACCGAGCAAAATATGTGCAGGAAGTGAGACAGTATCTGCTTAAGCTCATTGATGACAACTACAAAGGGGGTTCACAGGAACCTTTGCTTAAAATCGATGAAGTAGAGTATTTATTTCCCGAAACGGTAAGCTGGCGGGAGATCAGAGATCTATTATTAATCGCCGTTTACGAAAAACTTCACGAAAAAAACCTGCAGATCGCTACTGAATTTGAAGAACAAAACGAAGTAATTGAACCTTTAGATTAA
- the cas7i gene encoding type I-B CRISPR-associated protein Cas7/Cst2/DevR: MNLKTQGFVLLDVDVVALNNAGKSSTSNFENAVATKKILKNGRTYTYVSGQAWRYWWREALQKNVGWSLSPITRDNKIAFTEANPLLYADDDVFGYMKAVKEEVLDEKGKAKKVDATVTRVSPLKNSAIVSVGSARTVENWSSMARQDGDSVPYSKEEYSAIMKGMFSLDLAQLGTFASYNKTGFKNITQKLKMDALSQGAIEIDDPFVKDSKGNAQKLVQLNRNIRLQRAKDTIQALKTISGGAMQTNNMSDVTPKFIILVSTTSGNHPFSHIVTSEGMNLDRVALNLDGLKEVLKDYKEQIVGTVFIGKRSGFLNEYNDELRELLALGDAYPTIQLGTINETIDAYCTQLENQFS, from the coding sequence ATGAACCTGAAAACCCAAGGATTTGTCCTGCTAGACGTTGATGTTGTCGCTTTAAATAATGCGGGAAAGAGTTCTACCAGCAATTTTGAAAATGCGGTTGCTACCAAAAAGATATTAAAAAATGGTCGTACCTATACTTACGTATCTGGCCAAGCTTGGCGGTACTGGTGGCGAGAAGCCTTACAAAAAAATGTAGGCTGGTCTTTATCACCGATTACGCGGGATAACAAAATTGCTTTTACTGAGGCAAACCCTCTGTTATATGCGGATGACGATGTTTTTGGCTATATGAAAGCCGTTAAAGAAGAGGTGCTGGACGAAAAAGGAAAAGCTAAGAAAGTAGATGCTACGGTAACCCGTGTTTCGCCTCTTAAAAATTCAGCGATTGTATCGGTTGGATCTGCTCGGACGGTTGAAAACTGGTCTAGCATGGCTCGGCAGGATGGTGATTCAGTACCTTACAGCAAAGAAGAGTACAGTGCCATCATGAAGGGAATGTTCTCGCTTGATCTAGCTCAGCTTGGCACTTTTGCGAGTTATAACAAAACCGGTTTCAAGAACATTACGCAAAAGCTAAAAATGGATGCTCTAAGTCAGGGAGCTATTGAAATTGACGATCCTTTCGTGAAAGATAGTAAAGGAAATGCCCAGAAGCTGGTTCAATTAAACAGGAATATACGCTTGCAACGGGCTAAGGATACCATTCAAGCTCTGAAGACTATCTCTGGCGGAGCCATGCAAACGAACAACATGAGTGATGTAACGCCAAAGTTTATCATTCTCGTTAGTACAACTAGTGGTAATCACCCCTTTTCGCACATTGTAACGAGTGAAGGCATGAATCTGGATAGAGTAGCCTTGAACCTGGATGGTCTGAAAGAAGTATTAAAAGACTACAAAGAGCAAATCGTTGGTACGGTATTCATTGGGAAGCGTAGCGGGTTTTTAAATGAATACAATGACGAACTTAGAGAGCTGCTTGCCCTTGGCGATGCCTATCCGACCATTCAGCTGGGTACGATCAATGAGACCATTGACGCGTACTGTACTCAACTCGAAAATCAGTTTTCCTGA
- the cas5b gene encoding type I-B CRISPR-associated protein Cas5b, translated as MQVHVIDLSSWTASFRYPNLISGVQPTLEVPPVSTVLGLLNAAAGQYLHHQKLEIGYYFQFDAKAVDLESIYQIDSTNGRATNNAKSNIIRREFLFNTRLRIYLTDPKLADYFRQPYYSLVLGRMNDLATVEQITTLDLPEVAYASRLAGQVIPFRENYLAGQIQALPKYFTDTFPRQNVGTEPYSVISHLTFVKANLPAIHDKNLGKAGTDIYLHQLDFSEHDQAV; from the coding sequence ATGCAAGTACACGTGATAGACTTAAGCAGCTGGACGGCCAGTTTCCGGTACCCTAACCTGATCAGTGGGGTTCAGCCTACGCTGGAAGTGCCCCCCGTCAGTACCGTATTAGGCTTACTTAATGCAGCGGCGGGACAATATCTGCACCATCAGAAGCTGGAAATAGGGTATTACTTCCAGTTTGATGCGAAAGCTGTTGATCTGGAATCGATTTATCAGATTGACAGTACGAATGGACGAGCCACCAATAATGCGAAGTCCAATATCATTCGTCGTGAATTTCTGTTCAATACTCGATTGAGAATCTATCTAACTGACCCAAAGCTAGCGGATTACTTTCGTCAGCCTTATTACTCCCTGGTTCTTGGGCGAATGAATGACTTAGCAACAGTCGAGCAGATCACAACCCTTGATTTACCCGAAGTTGCTTACGCTTCTCGCCTAGCGGGTCAGGTTATTCCCTTCAGAGAAAATTATTTAGCGGGCCAAATTCAGGCCCTTCCTAAATACTTTACGGATACCTTTCCGAGACAGAACGTTGGCACTGAGCCTTACTCAGTTATCAGTCATCTCACTTTCGTTAAGGCTAATTTACCCGCTATTCACGATAAAAACTTAGGAAAGGCAGGTACTGATATTTACCTACACCAATTAGACTTTTCGGAGCATGACCAAGCCGTATGA
- a CDS encoding CRISPR-associated helicase/endonuclease Cas3 produces MTKPYDEILAKSDPQLTLQQHVDDCLLIWGLLQKNFPQISRLSLSYDFWRVLRLAIVCHDLGKGHADFQKLLQNHPNRWRKQRHELFSIPFIEGLQEEKRIRELIRLVVAGHHKDYDQLWKRYICDFYQSENDMFGIPGAEGRVDYEEEFRKNVKTQLLLQLAEEAYHVTIRPFTIEHPEQVILTYQPQIGKMNASNPGYFDLLLLFGGLKHCDHLGSARIQELLQLSETQFQFLERKRTDLQTKKKDFYDHQLACGNVTGNLILTSPTGSGKTESSILWLHQQMKHFGQGRVFYILPFTASINAMYERLGKEMGPEYVGMLHGKLSDYLYDYFDDFQYSLSQKKEQIDALKDKFKTLVTPVKVVTPFQLLKHLFGLKGFEQGLFEMVGSYFIFDEIHAYSADVFAQIKVLLQYTVKHLQVRVMVMTATMPTFLKKELEEAIGEFTEVKASESLYSQFVRHRVELQEGLLTENLDLIRNALKAGTKVLVVCNTVKNAQSVFNELRRDACNAVLLHSAFNGIDRTRHELELKQGEKDGSIQLLVGTQAIEVSLDIDYDIIYTEPAPIDALIQRFGRVNRKREKGQSPVVVFRTSNATDQYIYPNELVNRTIQAFEEIIAETDGIIDEARLQQYIDFVYPDWQLKQKEQFDLIYNSLSVSAERLVPMYRSKLGEEDFYKQFDGIKVLPVILKDAFVERLKQFDFIGAESLKVQIRKNKFAQLLRENDQNLRSESYAIEKKDGTLLEIKYFVLTKKYDAELGLCYDQQEEWIDTSIWL; encoded by the coding sequence ATGACCAAGCCGTATGACGAAATTCTGGCTAAATCAGATCCGCAGCTCACCTTACAACAACACGTTGATGATTGCTTGCTGATTTGGGGACTGTTACAAAAAAACTTTCCTCAAATCAGCAGACTATCCCTCTCGTATGACTTCTGGCGAGTTCTGCGTTTGGCTATTGTTTGCCATGATCTGGGAAAAGGTCATGCTGATTTTCAAAAATTACTACAAAACCATCCCAATCGATGGCGTAAACAACGGCATGAATTGTTTTCAATTCCTTTTATCGAAGGGTTACAGGAAGAGAAACGGATTCGTGAACTAATCCGATTAGTTGTGGCAGGACATCACAAAGATTATGACCAACTCTGGAAACGGTATATCTGCGATTTTTATCAGTCTGAAAATGATATGTTTGGTATACCGGGTGCTGAAGGACGGGTTGATTACGAAGAAGAGTTTCGAAAAAACGTGAAGACCCAACTTCTTCTTCAATTAGCCGAAGAAGCGTATCACGTCACGATTAGACCATTCACGATTGAACATCCTGAACAGGTAATCTTAACCTATCAGCCTCAGATTGGAAAAATGAACGCTTCTAATCCTGGTTATTTTGACTTGCTACTATTGTTTGGAGGATTGAAGCATTGCGATCATCTGGGTTCCGCCCGAATTCAGGAATTACTACAACTTTCCGAAACACAGTTTCAGTTTCTAGAGCGTAAGCGTACCGATCTTCAAACCAAGAAAAAGGATTTTTACGATCATCAGCTCGCCTGCGGAAATGTAACCGGTAATCTGATCTTGACTTCGCCGACTGGTTCTGGTAAAACAGAAAGCTCGATTTTATGGCTGCATCAGCAGATGAAACACTTCGGACAAGGCCGGGTTTTCTATATTCTTCCATTTACGGCTTCCATTAATGCCATGTATGAACGGTTGGGAAAGGAAATGGGTCCAGAATATGTCGGAATGTTACATGGGAAGCTCAGTGATTATCTCTACGACTATTTCGATGATTTTCAATATTCCCTTAGTCAAAAGAAAGAGCAAATTGATGCGTTGAAGGATAAATTTAAAACGCTGGTAACACCCGTTAAAGTCGTAACACCCTTTCAGCTTCTAAAGCACTTGTTTGGTCTGAAAGGCTTTGAGCAGGGATTGTTTGAAATGGTAGGCAGCTATTTTATCTTCGATGAAATCCATGCGTACAGTGCCGATGTTTTTGCACAAATCAAAGTATTGCTCCAATATACCGTAAAGCATTTACAGGTAAGGGTTATGGTCATGACCGCAACCATGCCGACGTTTTTAAAAAAAGAGCTGGAAGAGGCGATTGGAGAATTTACGGAGGTAAAAGCGTCGGAAAGCCTGTATAGCCAATTCGTACGACATCGGGTCGAACTACAGGAGGGTTTGTTAACGGAGAATCTGGATTTGATTCGTAACGCATTGAAGGCAGGAACGAAGGTATTGGTAGTATGTAATACCGTTAAAAATGCTCAATCTGTATTCAATGAGTTGCGGAGAGATGCTTGTAATGCGGTGTTGTTACATAGTGCATTCAATGGTATTGATCGGACTCGTCATGAATTAGAATTGAAGCAAGGAGAAAAAGATGGATCAATTCAGTTACTAGTAGGAACTCAGGCGATTGAAGTGAGTCTGGATATTGACTACGATATCATCTACACAGAACCAGCTCCTATTGATGCACTAATTCAACGATTCGGGCGGGTTAATCGGAAACGCGAAAAGGGACAAAGTCCGGTAGTAGTTTTCCGCACATCTAATGCAACTGATCAATATATCTATCCGAATGAACTAGTAAACCGCACCATCCAGGCATTCGAAGAAATCATTGCAGAAACAGACGGAATCATCGACGAAGCTCGACTACAGCAGTATATTGATTTTGTGTATCCTGACTGGCAACTTAAGCAAAAGGAGCAATTCGATCTGATTTACAATAGCTTGTCGGTATCAGCAGAACGTCTGGTTCCCATGTATCGATCAAAGTTGGGTGAGGAAGACTTTTACAAGCAATTTGACGGTATAAAAGTATTACCTGTTATTCTAAAGGATGCTTTTGTTGAACGTCTCAAACAGTTTGATTTCATTGGTGCAGAAAGTCTTAAAGTACAAATCCGTAAAAACAAGTTTGCTCAGTTATTAAGAGAAAATGACCAAAACCTTCGATCAGAGTCTTATGCAATCGAGAAGAAAGATGGTACGCTACTTGAAATAAAATACTTTGTTCTCACCAAAAAGTACGACGCTGAACTAGGGCTATGTTACGATCAGCAGGAAGAATGGATTGATACGTCTATCTGGCTTTGA
- the cas4 gene encoding CRISPR-associated protein Cas4 — protein sequence MTITGTYIKYYKVCFRKLWLFHHKIEMEHNSELVAEGSFIGEKSYPQRAERYREMLIDGSKIDFYDPYNKVVHEIKKSDKLEHSHVAQVQFYLYLLWKNGVKGATGLIEYPKLRQTQTVTLAEEDISQVENWVSEIERIVESEQCPGRIAKSRCRSCSYFEFCYAEEE from the coding sequence ATGACCATCACCGGCACCTACATCAAATACTACAAAGTCTGCTTTCGCAAACTTTGGTTGTTCCATCATAAAATTGAAATGGAACACAATTCGGAACTGGTAGCCGAAGGCTCGTTTATTGGCGAAAAGTCGTATCCCCAGCGAGCCGAGCGTTACCGGGAAATGCTGATTGACGGTTCCAAAATCGATTTCTACGACCCTTACAACAAAGTCGTCCACGAAATCAAGAAGTCTGACAAGCTGGAGCACTCGCACGTGGCTCAGGTGCAATTTTATCTGTACCTGCTCTGGAAAAATGGCGTGAAAGGAGCCACTGGTTTAATTGAATACCCCAAACTCCGACAAACGCAAACCGTAACCCTCGCCGAGGAAGACATTTCACAAGTAGAAAATTGGGTGTCGGAAATTGAACGTATAGTAGAATCCGAACAGTGTCCCGGACGGATTGCCAAAAGTCGCTGCCGTTCGTGCAGTTACTTCGAATTTTGTTACGCCGAAGAGGAATAA
- the cas1b gene encoding type I-B CRISPR-associated endonuclease Cas1b — MKQTKYLMNPGRLSRQDHTLKFTPVDEAGNEGQPRFLPVEQVSDLYVFGSLDANSALYNFLGKEGIAVHFFDYYEHYTGSFMPREYLLAGKMQVEQTKHYTFPKKRIVLARAFVEGAATNILRVLKYYDNRKTGSLADAIATIEQLMASIPLVPDVPTLMGIEGNIRQIYYRCFDAILGETFCLDGRSKRPPQNELNAMISLGNMLCYSACLGMIYHTQLNPTISYLHEPGARRYSLALDMAEIFKPILIDRLIFRMVNKRQLQPSDFRMEVEGCLMKESARKRFVQEFDASLKETIKHRSLGRSVSYKHLIKLECYKLQRHLLGIDAYKPFKAWW; from the coding sequence ATGAAACAAACCAAGTACCTGATGAATCCCGGTCGGTTGAGCCGACAGGATCATACCCTCAAGTTTACGCCCGTAGATGAAGCCGGCAACGAAGGACAACCGCGTTTTCTACCCGTGGAGCAAGTCTCGGATCTGTATGTTTTCGGGAGTTTAGATGCCAACTCGGCCTTGTATAACTTCCTGGGTAAGGAAGGCATTGCCGTTCATTTTTTTGATTATTACGAGCATTATACGGGCTCATTTATGCCGCGGGAATACCTGCTGGCTGGCAAAATGCAGGTGGAGCAAACGAAGCATTACACCTTCCCCAAAAAGCGTATCGTACTTGCACGAGCGTTTGTGGAAGGTGCGGCCACTAACATTTTACGGGTGCTCAAATATTACGATAACCGGAAAACGGGTTCGTTGGCAGACGCCATCGCCACCATCGAGCAGCTGATGGCTTCTATTCCACTAGTACCGGATGTACCCACGCTGATGGGCATTGAAGGCAACATCCGGCAAATCTATTACCGGTGCTTCGATGCCATTCTGGGCGAAACCTTTTGTCTGGATGGACGTAGCAAGCGTCCGCCGCAAAACGAGCTCAACGCCATGATCTCGCTGGGCAACATGTTGTGTTACTCGGCCTGTCTGGGCATGATTTACCATACGCAGCTAAATCCCACCATCAGCTATCTGCACGAGCCGGGTGCCCGTCGGTATTCGCTGGCTCTGGACATGGCCGAAATCTTTAAACCCATCCTGATTGATCGGCTCATTTTCCGCATGGTCAACAAGCGACAATTGCAGCCCTCGGACTTTCGGATGGAAGTGGAAGGCTGCCTGATGAAAGAATCCGCCCGGAAGCGGTTCGTGCAGGAATTCGACGCCTCGCTCAAAGAAACTATCAAACACCGCTCGCTGGGCCGAAGTGTCAGTTACAAGCACCTGATCAAGCTGGAATGTTACAAACTACAGCGGCATTTGTTGGGAATTGATGCATACAAGCCCTTTAAGGCGTGGTGGTAA
- the cas2 gene encoding CRISPR-associated endonuclease Cas2 has protein sequence MYIILVYDFGQKRVGKMLKLCRRYLNWIQNSVFEGEMTEVQLKEMLHEAKRIMNEEQDSLILFKNRDQKWMDKQIVGIERQSTDDFL, from the coding sequence ATGTATATCATTCTGGTTTATGATTTTGGGCAGAAACGCGTGGGGAAGATGCTGAAGCTTTGTCGGCGGTATCTGAACTGGATCCAGAATTCCGTCTTTGAAGGCGAGATGACCGAAGTACAGCTGAAAGAGATGTTGCACGAAGCCAAACGCATCATGAATGAAGAGCAGGACAGCCTGATTCTCTTTAAAAACCGGGATCAGAAGTGGATGGACAAGCAAATCGTCGGCATCGAGCGGCAATCAACTGACGATTTTTTGTAG
- a CDS encoding DEAD/DEAH box helicase: MNFQDLNLIKPILRALTDTGYTQATEIQHTAIPPILQGKDMIGCAQTGTGKTAAFAIPVLQLLHQKAPVKPGIRALVLTPTRELAIQIDENFQTYGKYLPIKRLSIFGGVPQGKQVTALKRGVDILIATPGRLLDLIQQGHISLSQVELLILDEADRMLDMGFINDVKKILTKLPAAKQTLFFSATMPTAIRKFANTILRRPVEINVTPVSSTAKTVQQSVYFVEKKQKTGLLVTLLKDASIRRTLVFTRTKHGADKLVKQLAQTGIQAAAIHGNKSQNARQKALNDFRDSRIRVLVATDIASRGIDIDELPHVVNYEIPEVPETYVHRIGRTGRAGFNGVAVSFCDSEEKADWMNIQKLIGLRMPMMKYSTPAGDAINHK, encoded by the coding sequence ATGAACTTTCAAGATTTAAATCTAATTAAACCGATACTCCGGGCCTTAACCGATACGGGTTATACCCAGGCAACAGAAATTCAACACACGGCCATTCCTCCGATTCTGCAAGGAAAGGATATGATTGGCTGTGCACAGACGGGTACGGGTAAAACCGCCGCCTTTGCCATTCCGGTCCTCCAGCTTTTACACCAAAAAGCACCCGTTAAACCCGGTATTCGGGCTTTGGTCTTAACACCAACGCGGGAACTGGCCATTCAAATTGACGAAAATTTTCAAACATACGGTAAATACCTGCCTATAAAACGTCTGTCCATTTTTGGTGGAGTTCCCCAAGGCAAGCAGGTAACCGCGTTAAAAAGGGGTGTCGATATTCTCATTGCTACACCGGGCCGCCTGCTGGATCTGATACAACAGGGTCACATCAGCCTTTCTCAGGTTGAGTTACTGATTCTGGATGAAGCCGACCGCATGCTGGATATGGGTTTTATCAATGACGTAAAGAAAATACTGACGAAGCTCCCCGCTGCTAAACAGACGCTGTTTTTTTCGGCAACCATGCCGACGGCGATTCGGAAATTTGCCAATACGATCCTACGCCGCCCCGTCGAAATCAACGTGACTCCGGTTTCATCCACGGCCAAAACCGTACAGCAATCGGTTTATTTCGTTGAGAAAAAGCAGAAAACGGGCTTACTCGTGACGCTACTGAAGGATGCCTCCATTCGCCGTACCCTCGTCTTCACCCGTACCAAACACGGGGCTGACAAACTGGTAAAACAGTTGGCTCAAACGGGTATTCAGGCCGCGGCTATTCACGGTAACAAGTCACAGAATGCCCGTCAGAAAGCATTGAATGATTTCCGGGACAGTCGCATACGCGTGCTCGTCGCAACGGATATTGCTTCCCGAGGCATCGATATTGACGAACTGCCCCACGTTGTAAATTATGAAATTCCCGAAGTACCCGAAACGTACGTTCACCGCATTGGCCGCACCGGTAGGGCCGGATTCAATGGCGTGGCCGTTTCCTTTTGTGATTCGGAAGAAAAAGCGGATTGGATGAACATCCAAAAATTAATTGGCCTCCGCATGCCTATGATGAAGTACAGCACCCCCGCAGGAGATGCTATTAACCATAAATAA
- a CDS encoding cold-shock protein: MSESFSKKENQKKRAKKKQDKAQKIEERKTNNNKGKAMEDMMAYIDENGNLTSTPPDMRNRKEINPDDIRLGAAAIIEEDPQRSGIVAVYNEAKGFGFITDDETREDLFFHSSQLAQPVKQRDRVTFEKEKTARGFSAVRINKVSK; encoded by the coding sequence ATGAGTGAATCTTTTTCGAAGAAAGAAAACCAAAAGAAAAGAGCGAAGAAGAAGCAGGATAAAGCTCAGAAAATAGAAGAGCGAAAGACCAACAATAACAAGGGCAAGGCCATGGAAGACATGATGGCCTACATTGATGAAAATGGCAATCTGACTTCTACACCACCGGATATGCGTAATCGGAAAGAAATCAATCCAGACGATATTCGCCTAGGGGCAGCCGCCATTATCGAGGAGGATCCGCAGCGATCCGGTATTGTTGCCGTGTATAATGAAGCCAAAGGCTTTGGTTTTATTACGGATGATGAAACCCGGGAAGATTTATTCTTCCACTCCAGCCAGCTCGCACAGCCCGTTAAACAGCGGGATCGCGTTACGTTCGAAAAAGAAAAAACGGCCCGAGGATTCAGTGCCGTACGCATTAATAAAGTAAGTAAGTAA
- a CDS encoding cold-shock protein — protein MQEGIVKFFNQTKGFGFITPTQGGQDVFVHISGLTDDIRENDKVVFEVENGKRGLNAINVRVV, from the coding sequence ATGCAAGAAGGAATCGTTAAGTTCTTCAACCAAACCAAAGGTTTTGGATTCATTACCCCCACGCAAGGTGGCCAAGATGTCTTTGTTCACATTTCCGGTCTTACGGATGACATCCGTGAAAACGACAAAGTGGTTTTTGAAGTAGAAAACGGCAAAAGAGGCCTCAACGCAATTAATGTACGCGTTGTCTAG
- a CDS encoding ClpXP adapter SpxH family protein translates to MKDQVLVYLQANKVTGASFLHTAYLFFFLCLNAHAQNPKAMNTNPLLCDPETGVCEMPEQVESKRINPVKAEDKPVKIIYFTDPICSSCWGIEPQLRKLKLEYGHSVAFEYHMGGLLPDWSYNSGGISKPSDVAHHWDEVSAHYKMPIDGDVWLEDPLDSSYPPSIAFKAAQLQDKAKAISFLRVLREMVFLEKKNITKWEHLAHAARVVSLNAEELKEAYEHQAQDLFKADLALARQLGVRGFPSIFVTDATGKQEFVYGVKPYTTFENAIKAIYPSIEKRTFDASWENLFQHYPTLTIREFSELSELPLAEGEAILKNLASEHKIKLVPSKNGPLFQRAAYQR, encoded by the coding sequence ATGAAAGATCAAGTACTCGTTTATTTACAAGCAAACAAAGTCACCGGAGCTAGTTTTTTACATACGGCCTACCTGTTTTTCTTTCTTTGCCTTAATGCTCACGCTCAAAATCCAAAAGCCATGAATACTAATCCCTTGTTGTGTGATCCCGAAACGGGCGTTTGCGAAATGCCGGAGCAAGTCGAAAGTAAGCGTATCAATCCTGTCAAAGCAGAAGATAAACCCGTTAAGATCATTTATTTCACCGACCCGATTTGTTCGTCGTGTTGGGGAATCGAGCCGCAGTTGCGAAAATTAAAACTGGAATACGGCCACTCCGTAGCATTTGAGTACCACATGGGTGGATTGCTTCCCGACTGGAGTTACAACAGCGGTGGCATCAGTAAACCTTCTGACGTGGCTCATCACTGGGATGAAGTAAGTGCTCACTACAAGATGCCTATTGATGGCGATGTCTGGCTGGAAGATCCCCTGGACTCTTCATATCCACCCTCCATTGCCTTCAAAGCCGCCCAATTACAGGATAAAGCGAAAGCCATCTCGTTTTTGCGAGTACTTCGGGAAATGGTTTTCCTGGAAAAAAAGAACATTACGAAATGGGAGCACCTGGCCCACGCGGCTAGGGTGGTAAGCTTGAATGCGGAAGAACTCAAGGAGGCGTATGAGCACCAGGCCCAGGACTTATTCAAAGCGGACCTGGCCTTGGCCCGTCAACTGGGTGTTCGGGGTTTCCCTTCCATTTTTGTTACGGATGCGACAGGAAAGCAGGAATTCGTCTATGGGGTTAAACCGTATACTACCTTTGAAAACGCGATAAAGGCCATTTATCCTTCGATCGAAAAACGAACCTTTGATGCTTCCTGGGAGAATCTATTTCAGCACTATCCTACTCTGACGATACGCGAATTTTCTGAACTCAGTGAGCTACCGCTGGCAGAAGGAGAAGCTATTTTGAAAAACTTAGCGAGTGAACATAAAATCAAACTAGTACCGTCCAAAAATGGACCCCTTTTTCAAAGAGCAGCTTATCAACGATAA